From the Halomonas meridiana genome, one window contains:
- a CDS encoding META domain-containing protein, translating to MRISLAITVTLCLWLGGCQRHVTKYAHTAPDESLINTYWQLLTLNDEPVVAADNVREAHIVMHIDSARLAGSTGCNTLSGRYQHTGQQLTFHPIATTKMACPTAQMRSEQAMLIALKQTRRWNINGSLLELTNARGEPLAVLKAVHLY from the coding sequence ATGCGTATCTCTCTCGCGATTACCGTTACCCTCTGCCTATGGCTAGGCGGCTGCCAACGCCACGTAACCAAGTACGCACATACCGCCCCAGATGAATCGCTCATCAATACCTACTGGCAGCTACTGACCTTAAACGACGAGCCCGTGGTGGCCGCAGACAACGTTCGCGAAGCGCATATAGTGATGCACATCGATAGCGCCCGCTTGGCAGGTTCCACCGGCTGCAACACGCTCAGCGGACGCTACCAACACACCGGCCAGCAGCTCACCTTCCATCCCATCGCCACCACGAAAATGGCTTGCCCTACTGCACAAATGCGCAGCGAGCAGGCCATGTTAATTGCCCTTAAGCAAACCAGGCGTTGGAACATTAACGGCAGCCTCCTTGAGTTAACTAACGCCCGTGGAGAACCGCTGGCAGTGCTGAAGGCTGTGCATCTTTATTAG